The Planococcus halocryophilus nucleotide sequence TTGGAACACTTAGACGAATTATGGTCAAGTGTCTTAGCCCAAGTTGAAACCAAAATCTCCAAACCGAGTTTTGAAACGTGGTTAAAATCGACAAAGCTTTTATCCTACCAGGATGATACGGTCACTATTTCAGCGCCTAATTCTTTTGCGCGTGATTGGTTGGAAAATCATTACGTGCATTTGATCACCGGAATTTTATCAGATACTACCGGCGATGATATGATGATTAAATTTGTTGTGCCTAAAGATCAGGATATGGATGATTTTCAACTTCCTGCGCCTCGCGTTAAACCGGGACAAGACCAACAGCACGAGTTTTTACCTGGCATGCTGAATCCAAAATACACTTTTGATACATTTGTAATTGGTTCAGGAAACCGTTTCGCCCACGCCGCCTCTTTGGCTGTGGCCGAAGCGCCAGCAAAAGCTTATAACCCGCTGTTTATCTATGGGGGAGTAGGACTTGGCAAGACACATTTAATGCATGCAATAGGACATTATGTCCTCGAACACAATCCAAACGCGAAAGTCGTTTATTTATCTTCGGAAAAATTTACGAACGAATTTATCAATTCAATTCGCGACAATAAAACAGGTGAATTCCGTGACAAGTATAGAAGTGTCGACATTCTTTTAATTGATGACATTCAATTTTTAGCGGGCAAAGAGCAAACACAGGAAGAGTTTTTCCATACGTTTAACACGCTGCACGAAGAATCCAAGCAAATCATCATTTCAAGTGACCGGCCTCCAAAAGAGATTCCAACACTGGAAGATCGGCTCCGATCCCGCTTTGAATGGGGCTTAATCACAGATATTACGCCGCCAGATTTAGAAACAAGAATCGCTATTTTACGCAAGAAAGCAAAAGCGGATGGACTTGATATTCCGAATGATGTGATGACGTATATTGCAAATTCGATTGACTCAAATATTCGTGAACTTGAAGGCGCGTTAATCCGTGTTGTTGCGTATTCTTCTTTGATCAACCGTGATATGAGCGCAGAACTTGCTTCAGAAGCGTTAAAAGACATTATGCCTAACTCAAAACCAAAAGTTATTACAATTTTGGACATTCAAAATGCTGTTGGTGAGCAATTCAACGTTAAATTAGAAGATTTTAAAACAAAACGCCGCACGAAAGATATTGCTTATCCACGCCAAGTCGCTATGTACTTGTCACGTGAGATGACGGATTTCTCGCTGCCTAAAATAGGCGAAGAATTTGGTGGACGTGACCATACGACGGTTATTCACGCCCACGATAAAATTTCTAAAATGTTAATGGATAATCAGCAGCTTCAACAAGACGTCAAGGACATCAAAAGTGCGCTTGGCAAGTAAAAACACTTGTGGATAAACCCATAAATCATCAAGCAGTTTATGCACAGGCTGTCTACATGTGGATAAACTGCTTTTGTTGACTTTTTTGGGCTTATCCACATATTCACAGGCCCTACTACTACTATTACTTTAAAAGCCCTTAAATAAAATATATATATAAGCGAGGTTCGAGAATGAAATTCGAGATAAAACGTGAGCGATTAGTTGAAGGATTAAACGATGTAATGAAAGCAGTAAGTTCAAAAACAACCATTCCAATTTTAACGGGTATTAAAATGGATGTTTCTTCAGAAGGAATGAGATTAACAGGAAGTGATTCAGATATCACAATCCAAACGTTTATTCCTGCAGAAGAAGATGGCGAACAAATCATCCAAGTTACTAATGGAGGAAGTATTGTTCTTCAAGCAAAAGTTTTCGGAGAAATTATTCGTAAATTACCGACAAACGAAGTTGAAATTGAAATTACAGGAAATTTCCAAACACATATCCGTTCAGGAAAGTCAGAATTCCATTTGATCGGCTTGGACGCAATGGATTATCCACAATTGCCTGATATTCAAGACGATCGTTTGTTTACCATTCCAGCAGATCTATTAAAAACGATTAACCGTGAAACGGTGTTTGCTGTTTCGAGTTCAGAGACACGTCCTGTATTAACAGGCGTTCATTGGGAAGTTAAAGATGGAGAGCTAGTTTGTGTAGCAACAGATAGTCACCGTTTAGCTCGTCGTAAAACAAAACTCGAAACATTGCCAGAAGGAGAGTACAGTGTTGTTATTCCAGGGAAAAGCTTAACTGAGCTCAACAAAATCCTTGATGACACTTCTGAAGCGGTTGAAATTGTGATGACCAACCAACAAGTATTGTTCAAATCAAAACACATTCTTTTCTTTTCTCGTCTATTAGAAGGCAACTACCCAGATACAAGTCGTTTAATTCCTGCAGAATACAAAACGACAGTAACTGTAAACGGACGTTCACTTCTACAAGCCATTGATCGTGCATCTCTATTAGCTAGAGAAGAACGCAATAATGTGGTGCGCTTTTCTGCAAAAGAGGGCAGTGATGTTGAAGTTTCTTCTAATTCACCTGAAGTCGGTAAAGTAGAAGAACAATTACAAGCTCAAAGTATTGAAGGAGAAGAACTTAAAATCTCATTTAGTGCTAAATTTATGATGGATGCCCTTAAAGCCATCGATGGACAAGATGTGGTAATTCAATTTACTGGAGCAATGCGTCCATTCATTTTGAAATCAGCATTAGATGACTCAATTTTGCAGCTGATTCTTCCTGTCCGAACATATTAAAAATAAAACAAACCCTCAGGATAGCCTATATGGCTATCCTTTTTTACTTTTAAGCTAAAATAGGGTAAAATAGAGGGATAGACTATGAATCGAAGGATGAGTGCATTTTGAGAGAAATCGGGATTGAGACGGAATATATAACATTAGGACAATTGTTAAAAATGACGGATACAATAAGTTCAGGCGGAATGGCAAAATGGTTTTTAGGTGAACACGAAGTTTTTGTGAACGGGGAAGCCGAAAATCGCAGAGGACGCAAGTTGCGTGCAAATGATCTTGTAAATATTCCAGGGTTTGGAGATTTTCGTATCGTGACGGCTGAAGGCATGAGCTTCGATGCGGATTGACCGCCTTGAGCTTGTCAATTATCGAAACTACGAATCATTAGAACTGGAATTTTCTCCAGAGATTAATGTGTTCATAGGGGAAAATGCGCAAGGCAAAACCAATATCATGGAATCTCTTTATGTTTTGTCCATGGCAAAATCGCATCGCACTTCTAATGACAAGGAATTGATACGCTGGGATGCGGATTATGGTAAAATTAAAGCTGATGTTTTCCGCAAATACGGAAAATTGCCACTTGAAATCACCTTGTCAAAAAAAGGGAAGAAAGCGAAAGTCAATCATTTAGAACAACGCAGACTGAGTGATTATATTGGCCAATTAAATGTTGTCATGTTTGCTCCTGAGGATCTTCATCTTGTAAAAGGAAGTCCACAAGTGCGCAGACGTTTTATCGACATGGAAATTGGACAGATCTCTCCGGTTTATTTACATGATTTAGTAAATTATCAAAAACTCCTCAAACAAAGAAATCATATATTGAAGCAACATTATGGAAAACAAACCATTAATGACGTCATGTTCGATGTTTATACAGATCAATTTATCGAAGCGGCTGTCAAAATTATCCGCAAGCGGTATCAGTTTATGGAGCTTTTGCAAAAATGGGCTGAACCGATTCATCACGGCATATCTCGGGGGCTCGAACAACTTCAAATCCGCTATCAACCGATTAGCGGTTTAAAGCCTGAATGGACGCCTGAAGAAATGGCGTCTTTTTTAGAGCAGAAACTGATCGAAGTACGCAAACGAGAGATTGAACGTGGTGTGACACTTGTCGGTCCACATCGCGATGAACTGCAATTTTTTGTAAATGGTTATGATGTTCAAACTTACGGTTCACAAGGACAGCAGCGCACCACTGCTTTATCGTTAAAATTAGCTGAAATTGAGCTGATCAAACAAGAAGTTGGCGAGGCCCCTGTGCTGTTGCTTGATGATGTACTGTCTGAACTAGATGATTACCGACAATCCCATTTATTAAATACGATTAAAGGATCGGTCCAGACCTTTGTCACCACGACGAGTGTTGAAGGTATACAACATGAAACAATTCAAAACGCCCGTCTTTTCGAAGTTTCACATGGCACTGTTACAAAGTAAAAACACTTTAATATAGCAATATAACTTTGGTTTTGACTAGATAGGATTATGAAATGCGTAAGAAAGAGCAGGTGAATGGAATGGCTATGGAAGAAAAAGGTCTACAAGAAACATATGAAGCAAGTCAGATTCAAGTATTAGAAGGATTAGAAGCTGTTCGTAAAAGACCAGGTATGTATATAGGATCTACAGGTGCACGAGGGCTACACCATTTAGTTTGGGAAATCGTTGATAATAGTATCGATGAAGCGTTAGCTGGCCATTGTACAGAAATCCAAGTATCTATCGAAGCGGACAACTGGATTCGCGTAGAAGATAATGGACGCGGTATTCCTGTTGGTATGCAAAAGAAAATGGGCCGTCCCGCAGTAGAAGTTATTATGACGGTACTCCATGCAGGCGGTAAATTTGGCGGCGGTGGTTATAAAGTATCCGGCGGTCTTCACGGAGTAGGCGCTTCTGTAGTAAATGCTTTGTCTGAAACAACTGAAGTGTATGTGAATCGCGACGAAAAAAGACATTATATTAAATTTGAACGTGGAGCGGTAACTGAAGAACTGAAAGTGATTGGAGATTCAGATCACACAGGTACAACAATCCGTTTTAAAGCGGATTCTGAAATCTTCAAAGAAACTACCGTTTATGAATTTGATATTTTAGACCATCGTTTGCGTGAACTTGCTTACTTAAACCGTGGCTTGAGAATCGTTGTAAAAGACGAGCGCGAAGGCGAAGAGAAAGAAAAAATCTATCATTTTGTGGGCGGCATTAAGTCATATGTCGAACATTTAAATAAATCGAAAGATCCACTTCATGAAGAAGCTATTTTTGTTGAAGCTGAAAGAGATGGCATTACTGTTGAAGTTTCGATGCAATACAATGCAGGCTATGCTGCAAATATTTTCTCTTTTGCCAATAACATTAATACACATGAAGGTGGAACGCATGAATCTGGATTTAAAACGGCTTTAACACGCGTAGTCAATGATTATGGTCGTAAAAAGAGCATGCTAAAAGAACAAGATCTTAATTTGACCGGAGATGATGTGCGTGAAGGATTAACGGCCATTATTTCGATAAAACATCCAGATCCACAATTTGAAGGTCAAACAAAAACCAAATTGGGCAATACGGAAGTTAGTACGATCGTTAATAATTTGTTTTCAAACGGATTTGAACGATTCTTATTAGAGAATCCGGCCGTTTCGAAAAAAATTATTGAAAAAGGGATTATGGCTTCTCATGCACGAATGGCTGCTAAAAAAGCCCGTGAATTCACACGTCGTAAATCGGTGCTAGAAGTATCGAGTCTTCCAGGTAAGCTTGCCGATTGTTCATCGCGTGATCCGAAAATTAGTGAAATTTACATCGTTGAGGGTGACTCGGCTGGTGGATCAGCAAAATCAGGCCGTGATCGTCATTTCCAAGCGATTTTACCGTTGCGCGGAAAAATCTTGAACGTTGAAAAAGCTCGACTTGACCGCATTCTAACTAATGATGAAATTCGCAATATCATTACAGCATTAGGTACTGGAATCGGCGAAGAATTCAACCTTGAAAAAGCTCGTTATCATAAAATCGTTATTATGACAGATGCCGATGTCGATGGAGCGCACATTCGTACATTGTTATTAACATTCCTTTTCCGTTATATGCGTCCGTTGCTTGAAGCTGGTTATATTTATATTGCCCAGCCACCATTGTTCCAAATCAAACAAGGAAAACATATCGAATATGTTTACACAGATGACCAATTGAAAACAGCACTTGAAAGACTATCTCCAACACCAAAACCAAATATTCAGCGCTATAAAGGGTTAGGAGAAATGAATGCAACACAATTATGGGACACAACAATGGATCCAGATGTTCGTACATTGTTGCAAGTCACATTAAACGATGCGATGGTAGCAGACGAAACTTTCCATATTTTAATGGGTGACGATGTAGAACCACGCCGTAACTTTATCGAAGAAAATGCGAAATACGTGAAAAACTTAGACGTTTAAGTGATATAGAGTTGAGAGGAGGCTGCGGGTATGGCTGAACGGCCGAGCAGTGGTGTTGAAGAAATAAATATAAGTACGGAAATGCGAACTTCATTTTTAGATTATGCAATGAGTGTTATTGTGTCCCGTGCCTTACCGGATGTACGTGATGGATTAAAGCCAGTTCATCGCCGCATTCTTTATGCAATGCATGATTTAGGAATTACAGCAGAAAAAGGCTATAAAAAATCAGCGCGTATCGTTGGAGATGTTATTGGTAAATACCATCCTCACGGTGACTCAGCTGTTTATGAAACCATGGTTCGTATGGCGCAAGATTTTAGTTACCGTTATATGCTTGTTGATGGACACGGAAACTTCGGGTCAGTTGATGGAGATTCCGCCGCAGCAATGCGTTATACAGAATCCAAAATGTCGAAGATTTCGATGGAATTATTACGTGATTTAAATAAAAATACCGTAGATTATCGCGATAACTATGATGGCCAAGAAAAAGAACCCATTGTGTTACCAAGTCGATTCCCGAACCTTTTAGTAAATGGTACTTCAGGGATTGCTGTTGGTATGGCTACGAATATTCCACCACACCATTTAGGCGAAACAATTGATGCTGTTTTGGCACTCGCTGATAATCCAGCAATCACAACTGAAGAGCTAATGGAACATATTGAAGGACCTGATTTCCCGACTGGCGGTATTATCCTTGGCCGTAGTGGGATTCGTCGCGCTTATGAAACGGGTAAAGGTTCTGTTTTAATTCGTTCAGTTGTAGATATTGAAACAAAACCAAATGGCAAAGAAGTCATTATCGTTAATGAAATTCCTTTCCAAGTCAATAAAGCTCGATTGATTGAAAAAATCGCAGAGTTGGTGCGTGACAAGAAAATCGACGGCATTACTGATTTACGAGATGAGTCTGACCGTAACGGCATGCGTATCGTCATCGAAGTTCGCCGAGATGCCAGTGCAAGTGTTCTTTTAAATAATTTATACAAACAAACGGCGATGCAAACGAGCTTTGGACTCAACATGCTGGCACTTGTAGACGGTCGACCAAAAGTACTTAGCTTAAAAGAAATTCTTTTCCATTACTTAGAGCACCAGAAAGTAGTTATTCGTCGTCGTACACAATTTGAATTGACGAAAGCAGAAGACCGCGCTCATATTTTGGAAGGCTTACGAATTGCATTAGATCATATTGATGCCATTATTGCGTTGATCCGTGGATCACAAACTGCAGAACAAGCGCGCAATGGCTTAATGACTGACTTCAATTTGACTGAACGCCAATCTCAAGCCATTTTAGATATGCGCTTGCAACGTTTAACTGGGTTGGAAAGAGACAAAATCGAAGAAGAGTATTTAGCATTAGTGAAATTAATCGAAGAATTGAGATATATTCTTGCGAATGATTACCGCATTCTTGAAATTATTAAAGAAGAAATGCTTGAAATTAAAGAACGTTTTAGCGATAAGCGTAGAACTGAAATTACGACTGGTGGAGCGGAAATGTTTGAAGATGAAGATTTGATCCCAGTGGAAGCAACTGTATTAACACTGACTCATAACGGTTATATCAAACGTTTGCCAGCGAATACTTACCGTAGTCAAAAACGTGGTGGCCGTGGCGTACAAGGAATGGGTACAAACGAAGACGATTTCGTTGAACATTTACTGTATACGTCTACTCACGACACGATTCTGTTCTTTACAAACAAAGGGAAAGTTTATCGTAAAAAAGGATACCAGATTCCTGAATACGGCCGGACTGCCAAAGGCTTACCATTGGTTAACCTTTTAGAAATTAGTAAAGAAGAGAAAGTTACAGCTGTAATCCGTGTGAAAGAATTTAAAGAAGACTCATTCTTCTTCTTTACGACACGTGAAGGTCTCAGCAAACGGACACCAGTAACGAATTATGCCAACATCCGTCAAAATGGTTTGATTGCGATCAGTCTTCGTGAAGAAGATGAGCTCATTTCGGTTAAACTAACAGACGGTACTAAAGAAATGGTCATCGGAACTAAAGATGGTGCGTTAATCCGCTTCCCAGAAACCGATATTCGCAGCATGGGTCGAACAGCTAGTGGAGTTCGAGGCATTCGTCTTCGTGAAGGCGATGCAGTAGTCGGCATGGAGATATTGGATCCTAACGACAATGTATTGGTTATTACGGAGAAAGGATATGGTAAACAGACAAAAGAATCTGAGTACCGTGTTCAATCTCGTGGTGGTATGGGAATCAAGACGTGTCAGATTACAGATAAAAACGGACCACTTGTTGCGGTTCGAACTGTTAATGGCTCAGAAGATATCATGCTTATAACAGTTAACGGTATTTTGATTCGTATGGACGTTAATGATATTTCAACTACAGGCAGAAGCACGCAAGGCGTCCGTTTAATTCGATTAGGCGACGAAGAAATAGTAGCGACTGTAGCAAAAGTCAAAAAAGATATCGACGTTCCTGAAGAATTAGAAGAAGGCGACGAAGAGAGTACAGAAACAACTAGCAACGAAAACGCTGAAGCAAATGAACTTGTTACAGATGATCAAGTTAGTTCTATAGAAGAAACTCCGGAAGAAGACGGAGAATAAGCTGAAGCCCCTTGATTTAGATCAAGGGGCTTTTGTTATGGAGAAATTTATTACGAGTTGCCCGGTTTGTTATATCTAGCAGAGAAGATTAGTTAGAATTTTTATAAACTGAAGTTCCTAGCAGCAGTTTCACTAACAGGTGATTCATATTTTGAAACTAGCGATTATGTTCGGAAGAAACTTGTAGAGCAGTGACAAAGCAAGAGCTTCGAATTTTTTACTTCGATAAAAATTTCAGGCAGTGCTAACCTCATAGGCTGATAGAACATCACTTCTTCTAAAAATGTAGGTGCGAATTCGAAAGAGTTATTTATGTAGAGAGGTTTTAGCTTATCTAGTTGATGAAGTCAGAAGGATAGTGATAGAAGAACAATTTTGAAATCGGAGTTAGAGGATTAGAACAATGATACAGATTTTGCTAAATCATTTACAAAGCATCTACTACAGAAACACTCTGCTTTTAAGTTGATTATTGAATTAGTTAGGTTGATATTTTTAAGTAGGCTTATTGATAAGTAATTTCCGATAATAAATTAAACTTATTGTATGCTGTGTTTTAGAAAGCACTATGAAATAAATAGAGTAGAGAAAGTAAGTGGTATCAAGGCTTCGAGTTACATACGAGAGTTAATTATCTCTATTTAATTTAGAATATAAAAATAGGAATCTTTATTTTGAAATAAGCTTATTTAATAAAACTACAGATTTCTTTTCAAAAAGTGTTGACTCTAATATACCAGCATGGTATATTAGTTGAGTCGCCAATGAGCGCGGCAAACAAATTGAAATAACTTGAACCTTGAAAACTGAACAGCAAAACGTCAACAAAACGCAACGGTCGCGCAAAACGGCCCGCGCAAAACTTACTGATCAACGCAAGTAGATCAAAGCGAATCGTGCGTCTTCGGACGGCGATACGCCAGCAGTATTGAGCAATCAACACTACTCTATAATGGAGAGTTTGATCCTGGCTCAGGACGAACGCTGGCGGCGTGCCTAATACATGCAAGTCGAGCGGAACCAGAGGAGCTTGCTCCTTCTGGTTTAGCGGCGGACGGGTGAGTAACACGTGGGCAACCTGCCCTGCAGATCGGGATAACTCCGGGAAACCGGTGCTAATACCGAATAGTTTGCGGCCTCTCCTGAGGCTGCACGGAAAGACGGTTTCGGCTGTCACTGCAGGATGGGCCCGCGGCGCATTAGCTAGTTGGTGGGGTAATGGCCTACCAAGGCGACGATGCGTAGCCGACCTGAGAGGGTGATCGGCCACACTGGGACTGAGACACGGCCCAGACTCCTACGGGAGGCAGCAGTAGGGAATCTTCCGCAATGGACGAAAGTCTGACGGAGCAACGCCGCGTGAGTGACGAAGGTTTTCGGATCGTAAAACTCTGTTGTGAGGGAAGAACAAGTACCAACTAACTACTGGTACCTTGACGGTACCTCACCAGAAAGCCACGGCTAACTACGTGCCAGCAGCCGCGGTAATACGTAGGTGGCAAGCGTTGTCCGGAATTATTGGGCGTAAAGCGCGCGCAGGCGGTTCTTTAAGTCTGATGTGAAAGCCCACGGCTCAACCGTGGAGGGTCATTGGAAACTGGAGAACTTGAGTGCAGAAGAGGAAAGTGGAATTCCATGTGTAGCGGTGAAATGCGTAGAGATGTGGAGGAACACCAGTGGCGAAGGCGACTTTCTGGTCTGTAACTGACGCTGAGGCGCGAAAGCGTGGGGAGCAAACAGGATTAGATACCCTGGTAGTCCACGCCGTAAACGATGAGTGCTAAGTGTTAGGGGGTTTCCGCCCCTTAGTGCTGCAGCTAACGCATTAAGCACTCCGCCTGGGGAGTACGGCCGCAAGGCTGAAACTCAAAGGAATTGACGGGGGCCCGCACAAGCGGTGGAGCATGTGGTTTAATTCGAAGCAACGCGAAGAACCTTACCAGGTCTTGACATCCCACTGACCGGTGTAGAGATACACTTTTCCCTTCGGGGACAGTGGTGACAGGTGGTGCATGGTTGTCGTCAGCTCGTGTCGTGAGATGTTGGGTTAAGTCCCGCAACGAGCGCAACCCTTGATCTTAGTTGCCAGCATTCAGTTGGGCACTCTAAGGTGACTGCCGGTGACAAACCGGAGGAAGGTGGGGATGACGTCAAATCATCATGCCCCTTATGACCTGGGCTACACACGTGCTACAATGGACGGTACAAAGGGTTGCCAACCCGCGAGGGGGAGCCAATCCCATAAAACCGTTCTCAGTTCGGATTGTAGGCTGCAACTCGCCTGCATGAAGCCGGAATCGCTAGTAATCGTGGATCAGCATGCCACGGTGAATACGTTCCCGGGCCTTGTACACACCGCCCGTCACACCACGAGAGTTTGTAACACCCGAAGTCGGTGAGGTAACCCTTGTGGAGCCAGCCGCCGAAGGTGGGACGGATGATTGGGGTGAAGTCGTAACAAGGTAGCCGTATCGGAAGGTGCGGCTGGATCACCTCCTTTCTAAGGATAAATTCGGAACCGGGCGCCCTAGGCGCTCCGGGGTTGACGTTTTGCGTTCAGTTTTGAAGGTTCACCTTCAGGCGGCAACGCCTTTTTTTGTGACTTTCAAACTTGTTCTTTGAAAACTGGATAAAACGACATTGAAACAATATGCAAGAAATTCAAGTACGCGTGACAATTTTTGTCACAACTTTTTAATTAACCATTGGTTAAGTTAGAAAGGGCGCACGGTGGATGCCTTGGCACTAGGAGCCGAAGAAGGACGGCACTAACACCGATATGCTTCGGGGAGCTGTAAGTGAGCTGTGATCCGGAGATTTCCGAATGGGGGAACCCACTACTTTTAATCGAGTAGTATCCATGTGTGAATCTATAGCACATGAGAAGGCAGACCCAGGGAACTGAAACATCTAAGTACCTGGAGGAAGAGAAAGCAAATGCGATTCCCTGAGTAGCGGCGAGCGAAACGGGATCAGCCCAAACCAAGAGGCTTGCCTCTTGGGGTTGTAGGACACTCTATACGGAGTTACAAAAGGTAGGATTAGGCGAAGCGACCTGGAACGGTCCGCCGCAGCGGGTAACAGCCCCGTAGCCGAAAACCTTACCCCTCCAGAGTGGATCCTGAGTACGGCGGAACACGTGAAATTCCGTCGGAATCTGGGAGGACCATCTCCCAAGG carries:
- the dnaA gene encoding chromosomal replication initiator protein DnaA, producing MEHLDELWSSVLAQVETKISKPSFETWLKSTKLLSYQDDTVTISAPNSFARDWLENHYVHLITGILSDTTGDDMMIKFVVPKDQDMDDFQLPAPRVKPGQDQQHEFLPGMLNPKYTFDTFVIGSGNRFAHAASLAVAEAPAKAYNPLFIYGGVGLGKTHLMHAIGHYVLEHNPNAKVVYLSSEKFTNEFINSIRDNKTGEFRDKYRSVDILLIDDIQFLAGKEQTQEEFFHTFNTLHEESKQIIISSDRPPKEIPTLEDRLRSRFEWGLITDITPPDLETRIAILRKKAKADGLDIPNDVMTYIANSIDSNIRELEGALIRVVAYSSLINRDMSAELASEALKDIMPNSKPKVITILDIQNAVGEQFNVKLEDFKTKRRTKDIAYPRQVAMYLSREMTDFSLPKIGEEFGGRDHTTVIHAHDKISKMLMDNQQLQQDVKDIKSALGK
- the dnaN gene encoding DNA polymerase III subunit beta; amino-acid sequence: MKFEIKRERLVEGLNDVMKAVSSKTTIPILTGIKMDVSSEGMRLTGSDSDITIQTFIPAEEDGEQIIQVTNGGSIVLQAKVFGEIIRKLPTNEVEIEITGNFQTHIRSGKSEFHLIGLDAMDYPQLPDIQDDRLFTIPADLLKTINRETVFAVSSSETRPVLTGVHWEVKDGELVCVATDSHRLARRKTKLETLPEGEYSVVIPGKSLTELNKILDDTSEAVEIVMTNQQVLFKSKHILFFSRLLEGNYPDTSRLIPAEYKTTVTVNGRSLLQAIDRASLLAREERNNVVRFSAKEGSDVEVSSNSPEVGKVEEQLQAQSIEGEELKISFSAKFMMDALKAIDGQDVVIQFTGAMRPFILKSALDDSILQLILPVRTY
- the yaaA gene encoding S4 domain-containing protein YaaA gives rise to the protein MREIGIETEYITLGQLLKMTDTISSGGMAKWFLGEHEVFVNGEAENRRGRKLRANDLVNIPGFGDFRIVTAEGMSFDAD
- the recF gene encoding DNA replication/repair protein RecF (All proteins in this family for which functions are known are DNA-binding proteins that assist the filamentation of RecA onto DNA for the initiation of recombination or recombinational repair.), with the protein product MRIDRLELVNYRNYESLELEFSPEINVFIGENAQGKTNIMESLYVLSMAKSHRTSNDKELIRWDADYGKIKADVFRKYGKLPLEITLSKKGKKAKVNHLEQRRLSDYIGQLNVVMFAPEDLHLVKGSPQVRRRFIDMEIGQISPVYLHDLVNYQKLLKQRNHILKQHYGKQTINDVMFDVYTDQFIEAAVKIIRKRYQFMELLQKWAEPIHHGISRGLEQLQIRYQPISGLKPEWTPEEMASFLEQKLIEVRKREIERGVTLVGPHRDELQFFVNGYDVQTYGSQGQQRTTALSLKLAEIELIKQEVGEAPVLLLDDVLSELDDYRQSHLLNTIKGSVQTFVTTTSVEGIQHETIQNARLFEVSHGTVTK
- the gyrB gene encoding DNA topoisomerase (ATP-hydrolyzing) subunit B, producing MAMEEKGLQETYEASQIQVLEGLEAVRKRPGMYIGSTGARGLHHLVWEIVDNSIDEALAGHCTEIQVSIEADNWIRVEDNGRGIPVGMQKKMGRPAVEVIMTVLHAGGKFGGGGYKVSGGLHGVGASVVNALSETTEVYVNRDEKRHYIKFERGAVTEELKVIGDSDHTGTTIRFKADSEIFKETTVYEFDILDHRLRELAYLNRGLRIVVKDEREGEEKEKIYHFVGGIKSYVEHLNKSKDPLHEEAIFVEAERDGITVEVSMQYNAGYAANIFSFANNINTHEGGTHESGFKTALTRVVNDYGRKKSMLKEQDLNLTGDDVREGLTAIISIKHPDPQFEGQTKTKLGNTEVSTIVNNLFSNGFERFLLENPAVSKKIIEKGIMASHARMAAKKAREFTRRKSVLEVSSLPGKLADCSSRDPKISEIYIVEGDSAGGSAKSGRDRHFQAILPLRGKILNVEKARLDRILTNDEIRNIITALGTGIGEEFNLEKARYHKIVIMTDADVDGAHIRTLLLTFLFRYMRPLLEAGYIYIAQPPLFQIKQGKHIEYVYTDDQLKTALERLSPTPKPNIQRYKGLGEMNATQLWDTTMDPDVRTLLQVTLNDAMVADETFHILMGDDVEPRRNFIEENAKYVKNLDV
- the gyrA gene encoding DNA gyrase subunit A, translating into MAERPSSGVEEINISTEMRTSFLDYAMSVIVSRALPDVRDGLKPVHRRILYAMHDLGITAEKGYKKSARIVGDVIGKYHPHGDSAVYETMVRMAQDFSYRYMLVDGHGNFGSVDGDSAAAMRYTESKMSKISMELLRDLNKNTVDYRDNYDGQEKEPIVLPSRFPNLLVNGTSGIAVGMATNIPPHHLGETIDAVLALADNPAITTEELMEHIEGPDFPTGGIILGRSGIRRAYETGKGSVLIRSVVDIETKPNGKEVIIVNEIPFQVNKARLIEKIAELVRDKKIDGITDLRDESDRNGMRIVIEVRRDASASVLLNNLYKQTAMQTSFGLNMLALVDGRPKVLSLKEILFHYLEHQKVVIRRRTQFELTKAEDRAHILEGLRIALDHIDAIIALIRGSQTAEQARNGLMTDFNLTERQSQAILDMRLQRLTGLERDKIEEEYLALVKLIEELRYILANDYRILEIIKEEMLEIKERFSDKRRTEITTGGAEMFEDEDLIPVEATVLTLTHNGYIKRLPANTYRSQKRGGRGVQGMGTNEDDFVEHLLYTSTHDTILFFTNKGKVYRKKGYQIPEYGRTAKGLPLVNLLEISKEEKVTAVIRVKEFKEDSFFFFTTREGLSKRTPVTNYANIRQNGLIAISLREEDELISVKLTDGTKEMVIGTKDGALIRFPETDIRSMGRTASGVRGIRLREGDAVVGMEILDPNDNVLVITEKGYGKQTKESEYRVQSRGGMGIKTCQITDKNGPLVAVRTVNGSEDIMLITVNGILIRMDVNDISTTGRSTQGVRLIRLGDEEIVATVAKVKKDIDVPEELEEGDEESTETTSNENAEANELVTDDQVSSIEETPEEDGE